ACAGTTCTGGGCGCTGGGGAGCCAGCAGTGAACAAAGTGAACAATAGGAAAGGAAAGTAGAAGGAACAGATAAAAGCAAGTCGGTAAATATATATGATGTGTTCAAAGGTGATAAATACTAAAGAGGAAAAACCGGGAAAGAGGTCAGAGGTGTGGAGGTTGCTATGTGAGATGGAAGGATCAGGAAGGACTCACCTGAAGGTGTTCTCTAAGCGCACATGCACTGGACAGAGGGACAGCCACCACAAGGGCCTGGGGATGGGGAGCCTGTGGAGATCTGTGCCCCCAACTAATGGGCCACCACCCTGTCCATTTGTCCCTTTCTGTCTCATCCTGGCTTTTTGGTGAGTCGGGTCCTGCAGGTGTGATCCGCTCGCTGCACAACCTTGGCCGCCTGAAGCATGTCTTCTGCACGGAGACCCGGCCCTACAACCAGGGGGCCCGGCTGACAGCCTTCGAGCTGGTCTACGAGCAGATTCCCGCCACCCTCATCACCGACAGCATGGCAGCAGCTGCCATGGCTCACCGGGACGTGTCAGGTCAGCAGTGGGGTGCCAGCAGGCAGGGCACCGGCACTCAGGGCTCCGGGCATCCAGGGTCAGGTGATGACCCTGACATCTTGCTCCCCAGCTGTTGTTGTGGGAGCTGACCGTGTGGTTGCCAATGGTGACACAGCCAACAAGGTGGGCACCTACCAGCTGGCCATCGCCGCCAAGTACCACGGCATCCCCTTCTACGTAGCTGCCCCCAGCTCCTCATGTGACCTCCGTCTGGAGACGGGCCAGCAGATCGTCATTGAGGAGCGCCCCGGCCAGGAGCTGACCGATGTCAACGGGGTCAGGATTGCAGCACCCGGTAAGCCATCACTCAGCGGGGTACCAGGATCTGGGCACCTTCAGTTAGGTACCCATCCCCTTCACAGGAGGCAAGTCGCATTTGGGGTGTCATCAGCCTTCTAGGGCACAAGCAACTTCAAATTCAAGCCAGTTTTAGAAACAGAAGCATGTTGGAAGTCAAATTCAAGGTGAGAATAGCCAACTCAGGAGTTGAGAAACCTTGAGTAAAGTGTCTTGCCATTCTCTACCACGGTTTCCTCACCTGAAGAACAAATAAGAATCCTGTTCAGCCAAGTGCCTATGAAGAGACACACATATTTTTCAgcctccccatgctccctggcTGTGCAGCTATGGGCAGGTTGCCTAAGTTCTCTCATCCCTACGAGCCCCTGTGTTCCTATCTATAAAAGAGCTGTTATTATGACTTACCTCATAAATCCCAGGGCCTTCAGTGAATTAACCCACATGACCTGGAGAACAGGCCCAGCCCTACAGGGaccctggctggtattgctcagtggttaagcatccacctatgaaccaggagccaCAGTTCAGTtctcagacagggcacatgcccaggttgcggacttgatccccagtgggggttgtgcaggaggcagccagtcgattctctctcattattgatgtttctatctctttctctcccttcctctctgaaatcaataaaaatatacatatttttaaaataataacagtatacagcccagccagtatggatCAGTGGtggaacatcaacccatgaaccaggaggtcatggtttgattcccagtcagggtacaggcctgggttttgggcttaatccctaatagagggcatgcaggaggcagccgattaatgattctcatcaatgatgtttccaacccttctctccctccctttctgtctctaaaatcagtttaaaaaaaattttttttaagagagggggagggctgtagccagtttggcttaatggatagagcgtcggtctgcggaccaacaggtcccggatttgattttgatcaagggcacataacttggttgcaggctcctccccagcccaggcgcTCAttgggcaaccaatcaatgtgtttctctcacatcaatgtttctctgtctttctcttccactttccttaaaaaccaatggaaaaatatcctcgggtgaggagtaacaaaaaaataaataactttaaaaagaaaaagctttaaaaaaacaaaactatacagccctggccagtgtagctcagttcgttgggtgttgtcccatgcaccaaggggtcactggtttgattcctggtcggggcatgtgcacaggttgtgggttcagtccccagttggggccggtgtgggaggcaactaattgatgttttgctctctcattgatgtttctcccttcctcactctaaagtcaataaaaacatttttttaaaatatattttattgattttttacagagaagaagggagagagatagagagtcagaaacatcgatgagagagaaacatcgatcagccgcctcctgcacatctcctactggggaatgtgcctgcaacccaggtacatgcccttgaccgaaatcgaacccaggacccttcagtctgcaggccgacgctctatccactgagccaaaccggttttggcaataaaaacatttttttaaaaaaacactatacAACTAAGCAGAGGGGAGTCCTAATAGTCTGTTGTTTTCTGCTGCGACTCCTTAccgctttttaaaaaaggacacattgattctgaaaaattttttctcattttcttttttggcgTCCCTGCTTTCCTAGAGGCATAATTAGCACTGGTCATAGTCCCTAAGACTGTGGAAAGTAGAGTTGACAACCCACACCCACTAAAATAAAACTGGAACAGCAAGACATAAGTGTCATGGGCAAGGTGCAGTCTGTGGGCCCTGATACTCTGCTCCCGCCAGTGGTCACAGGAATGCAGGCCCCAGAGAAGTGGATCTTCTGTTTTTTCCAAAAGAAgccttatattttttttttttttaaatatattttattgattttttacagagaggaagggagagagatagagagtcagaaacatcgatgagagagaaacatcgatcagccgcctcctgcacatctcccactggggatgtgcccgcaacccaggtacatgcccttgaccggaatcgaacctgggacccttcagtctgcaggccgacgctctatccactgagccaaaccggttttggctatattttttaatatatgaaattTCCCACCTTTTGAAAGGTAGCAGCTAATTCAGTGGACTCAAAAAACTGTgagcctgccctagctggttgctcaatggttagagcatcagcccttggactgaagggtctcgagttcgattccggtcaagggcgtgtacctctgttgcaggctcgatccccagcattCGGTcagtctctcacatccatgtttctctctctctgtctctcccgcccccttctactttctaaatattaatggggggaaaatatcctcaggtgaggattaacaaataaaacaacTGTGAGCCAGAGAAAAAAGTTACAGGCCACCAGTTTGCAGCCTCTTGTGTAAGAAATTTGTGGTCTACGCTGAGTAATGCATTCAGCAAATGTTTTTGAGCCCCTGAGTAAGCTAAGTGCTGGGATAGAGGAGTGAAAAAAGACATAAAACTCCATGCCCTCATAGAGCTGACAGTTTGGtcagggagacagacaataagATAAATAACACAATTATAGGAAGTAAGGGCTGAGGAGAAATAAACAAGGCAAGGAAGTGTCTGTACAGGGGGTTTAGACAAGATGATCAGAGACCTCACtgaaaaggtgacatttgagcaaagactgaaggaaATGAAACATTGAGTCATGCATATCTGAGGTAGAGCTTCGAGGCAGAGCACAGAGcccatgcaaaggccctggagtGGATTCTTGGAGGTTCTGAAAGTGATCCAGGCAAGAGTAGGATGGATATATATAAGACTGAAACCTTCTTAGTGACAATTCAGGAATGGTGTGCGGAGAGGAGTCTAAACTTGTTACTGGGTACCAAAGCCCATGTCTTCGTGCACTTTTGGGATAAGTATCCCCAGATTCTCAAGAATTCCCCAACTCCAACAACCACCGTGGGTGTGAGGGGGACAGGTGACAGCAACTGGAGAACTTTCACAGAAGCAAATGCTTACCTTCttgcctcccttctctcccctgtAGGAATTGGGGTTTGGAATCCTGCCTTCGATGTCACCCCCCATGACCTCATCACTGGCGGCATCATCACAGAGCTGGGTGTCTTTACCCCCAAAGAACTCCAGGCAGCCCTAAGCACCACCATCTCCTGAGGGTGGGGACATTAGATGGACCCCAGAAGTAACCAACCCGGCTCTCCATACCCTTCTCCATCCCCCTaggttttataataaaatgtattgaaTAGTCTGCCCCAAAGCTGACCTTCCCCCAATTACACTTCTTCCTAGAGCAGGGATAGCAGACAGAGTCGTTGCATGGCTCTTAAAAGTGCAGCAGCTGGAGACAGGCTACCCAAGTCCTATCCCAGTTCTGCCACTctctgctgtgtgatcttggccaAGTCACCTCACCTCTCCATGCTgtggtttcctcatttataacatGGGGACAATACCTACGGCCTTCTTAGGTTGCTCTCAGGACTGGAACTAGGGTAACACCTTAGGCACAAAATTTTAAACGGGACACCAAAAAGCTTAGTAACCAGGATAATACTTTcatgcagtatttttaaaaatcaaaatgaatgcaAGAAAAATacatgagccctaactggtttggctcagtgggtagagcgtcggcctgcggactgaagggtcccaggttcgattccggtcaaggccatgtaccttggctgcgggcacatccccagtaggaggcagctgatagatatttctaactctctatccctctccctctctgtaaaaaatcaataagatatattttttaaacatccttattttaaaaagaaaatacatgaggGACAAAATACCAAGATACTAAATAGAATGGAAGCCTACCTTTGCACACCTTGACCTTAACCTCTGATACCAGCCcttgtcccaataaaactttatttgcaacaTCAGACCACCCATCTACAAGCAGTAGTTAAgcggcttgatttttttttaatatgaaaatgttacttttaaatgttgaaaacacTATCTTGATTACAGAATTTTTGGGTACCCTTATATTTTGCACCAGTAAGTGCCTAACTCACCTCATTTTAGTTCTGGACTGAATTTTACATACAAAGTGCATAAAACTATACGTTTTACAAAGCATGAGCGCCCAGTGAACATCAGTTTGTCATTGTAACTTCCCTTTCAAGTTTTTGCCAAACGCTGTCAATAAAGTACCGTCTTTGTCAGAACGCCAACTCTTTGCCCCGTTGTTTCCCGTGCGCCCATGCGCGTCCTGGCCCCAGTGTATCCCATCGTGCCCTGCGTCTTCCGGTTACAATTGTCAGCCCGGCTTTTTCCTGCGCACGTCCCGTCATGGCGCAGGGGCAGCGCAAGTTCCAGGCGCAGAAGCCGGCCAAGAgcaaggcggcggcggcggcctcggAGCGCAGCCGGGGCCCGAGGAAGGGAGGTGAGGAGCGGTCCGGGGGCTGCGCGGGGTGGGCCTGGGCGCCCTGACCTCACGCGAGGGTGTCTCCCCCAGGTCGTGTTATCGCCCCCAAGAAGGCGCGCGTCGTGCAACAGCGAAAGCTCAAGAAGGTGAGCGGGGGCGTGCGGGGGCCGAGGGATGGAGCCTGGAGGTCGGTGCAGGGAGGGGTCCGGGGATGAAGCCCGGATCCGGGGATGGGTCCTGGAGAATTCCCGACTCAGCCTCCCGCGTGCGGTGTGGCCAGGACCATCGCCTGTTGTTCCGCGGGCCTCTCGGCGGTCGCCGCCCGGTGGTCCGCGCggcccgaaaggttggcgaccgcagGTTTAAGGAAGCCTTTGGAGCAGCGGGCGCCAACGTGGAAGCACGGCCTGGCGCGCGGAACGTATTCCGCACTCACTCTGCTGCTTTGGTGGTCGCTGTGCTCTCATGGGGCtcgggggtgcgggtg
The sequence above is a segment of the Myotis daubentonii chromosome 5, mMyoDau2.1, whole genome shotgun sequence genome. Coding sequences within it:
- the MRI1 gene encoding LOW QUALITY PROTEIN: methylthioribose-1-phosphate isomerase (The sequence of the model RefSeq protein was modified relative to this genomic sequence to represent the inferred CDS: inserted 1 base in 1 codon), with amino-acid sequence MPPLEAIRYSRGSLQVLDQLLLPQQCRYEEVDSVRQAWEAIRAMKVRGAPAIALVGCLSLAVELQAGAGGPGLAALVAFVRDTLSFLVTARPTAVNMARAARDLADAAAQEAEREGATEEAVRERVICFAEDMLEKDLKDNRSIGDLGAHHLLERAAPTGSKVTVLTHCNTGALATAGYGTALGVIRSLHNLGRLKHVFCTETRPYNQGARLTAFELVYEQIPATLITDSMAAAAMAHRDVSAVVVGADRVVANGDTANKVGTYQLAIAAKYHGIPFYVAAPSSSCDLRLETGQQIVIEERPGQELTDVNGVRIAAPGIGVWNPAFDVTPHDLITGGIITELGVFTPKELQAALSTTISXRVGTLDGPQK
- the C5H19orf53 gene encoding leydig cell tumor 10 kDa protein homolog is translated as MAQGQRKFQAQKPAKSKAAAAASERSRGPRKGGRVIAPKKARVVQQRKLKKDLEVGIRKKIEHDVVMKASTSLPKKLALLKAPAKKK